The proteins below are encoded in one region of Halocatena salina:
- a CDS encoding AMP-dependent synthetase/ligase, giving the protein MDSTPDWLAAEQEYTDEVIGANTVSQLFAESASRHADRIAQQYKGGIYDRSLCARDIIDTAPSGEYRELTYEEMHSIVMNLAGGFRDIGVDRDDRVAILANTRMEWAHTDLALLAAGAVVTTVYTESSPSQVAYLLDDPDAKGVIVENEQLLERVLDMEAELDLEFIVVMDTITGYDDRDDILTLGELYERGVENGVEGDYEAWIIGRKPDDLASLIYTSGTTSKPKGVKLTHRNFRANINQIRKRLGPRSDRDDDASTLGPETTALSFLPLAHVFERTTGHFLIFAVGGTVAYAESPDTVTEDLSLVEPTSLTSVPRVYERVYDTMREEVRGSTVKERMFDWAIDIAQEYTQAADPGKRLRMKRKLADKMVYSDVKEQLGGNLELLISGGGSLSTDLCQMFLGMGLTIIEGYGLTETAPVVSVNRPEDIQPGTLGPPLAGIDVALDEGVVGPDQREKATGDIGELLVQGSNVTSGYWNNEEATEDAFTTIDESESDDEWFRTGDIVEQTATGSLIYHDRLKQLLVLDTGKNVAPGPIEESFATSDRIEQVMVLGDDQKFISALVVPNFEAITRWAEKNDVDLPDDQEAITTDDQVRGWVGEEIERVNESFAKHERIKEFELVPLEWTPENDMLTSSMKLKRRNITERFDDRIQRIYGDTDD; this is encoded by the coding sequence TCGCAGAAAGCGCATCACGACACGCCGATCGGATCGCCCAGCAGTACAAAGGAGGGATCTACGATCGGTCACTATGTGCTCGTGATATCATCGACACTGCTCCATCGGGTGAGTACAGGGAGCTGACCTACGAGGAAATGCATTCGATCGTGATGAACCTCGCGGGTGGATTCCGTGACATCGGCGTCGATCGGGATGATCGGGTGGCGATCCTCGCAAACACGCGCATGGAGTGGGCCCACACCGACCTCGCGCTGTTGGCGGCTGGTGCGGTTGTGACGACGGTGTATACGGAATCCTCGCCGTCACAGGTTGCGTATCTGCTCGATGATCCCGATGCGAAGGGTGTCATCGTCGAAAACGAGCAGTTGCTAGAGCGAGTTCTCGACATGGAAGCGGAGTTGGATCTCGAGTTTATCGTCGTCATGGATACGATCACGGGGTACGACGACCGGGACGACATCCTCACCCTCGGTGAGCTGTATGAACGTGGCGTCGAAAACGGCGTCGAGGGGGATTACGAGGCGTGGATCATCGGTCGCAAACCCGACGATCTCGCGAGCCTCATTTACACCTCGGGAACGACGAGCAAACCCAAGGGGGTGAAGCTCACTCACCGAAATTTTCGAGCGAACATCAATCAGATCAGAAAACGGCTCGGTCCCCGTTCGGACCGGGACGACGACGCTTCGACGCTCGGTCCCGAGACCACTGCGTTGTCCTTTCTCCCACTCGCCCACGTGTTCGAGCGGACCACTGGGCATTTCCTGATCTTCGCTGTCGGAGGCACCGTCGCCTACGCCGAATCTCCCGACACGGTGACGGAAGATCTGTCTCTCGTCGAACCCACGTCCTTAACGAGCGTCCCACGCGTGTACGAGCGGGTGTACGACACGATGCGCGAGGAGGTTCGTGGCTCGACGGTCAAAGAACGGATGTTCGACTGGGCGATCGACATCGCCCAAGAGTACACTCAGGCGGCCGATCCGGGGAAGCGGCTCCGGATGAAACGAAAGCTGGCTGATAAGATGGTGTACAGTGACGTCAAAGAGCAGCTGGGCGGTAATCTTGAGCTGCTGATCAGTGGTGGCGGAAGCCTCTCAACGGATCTCTGTCAGATGTTCCTCGGAATGGGCTTGACGATCATCGAGGGGTACGGTCTCACCGAAACGGCCCCCGTGGTGTCCGTGAACCGACCCGAGGACATCCAGCCGGGGACGCTCGGGCCGCCGCTGGCTGGGATCGATGTGGCGCTCGATGAGGGCGTAGTCGGTCCCGACCAACGAGAGAAAGCCACCGGGGACATCGGTGAGTTGCTCGTTCAGGGATCGAACGTCACGAGCGGCTACTGGAATAACGAGGAAGCGACCGAGGACGCGTTCACGACGATCGATGAATCAGAATCGGACGACGAATGGTTCCGAACCGGCGACATCGTCGAACAGACGGCAACGGGGAGCCTCATCTACCACGACCGCCTCAAACAGTTGCTCGTGCTCGATACGGGCAAGAACGTCGCGCCGGGACCGATCGAGGAGTCGTTTGCCACCAGCGACCGCATCGAACAGGTGATGGTGCTCGGAGACGACCAGAAGTTCATCAGTGCGCTCGTCGTGCCGAACTTCGAGGCGATCACGCGTTGGGCCGAGAAAAACGACGTCGATCTCCCCGACGATCAGGAAGCGATCACCACCGACGATCAGGTGCGGGGATGGGTCGGCGAAGAGATCGAACGCGTGAACGAGTCGTTTGCCAAACACGAGCGGATCAAGGAGTTCGAACTGGTGCCCTTGGAGTGGACACCGGAAAACGACATGCTCACCTCCTCGATGAAACTCAAACGACGGAACATCACCGAGCGGTTCGACGATCGCATCCAGCGGATCTACGGCGATACCGACGACTAA
- a CDS encoding HAD family hydrolase, producing MAATPVEAFTFDLDGTLCRYRQSTAEVLALAFERTDLDPLFTAAAYHESMDRYTDGCDTMTELREHCFADLAVENGHTSADGRRVALAFEELRDHRNVEPIDGMRETLDALADYPLALITNGPPGTQSEKLAALDLRTEFELVIYAGFDAPSKPDPEPFVDALSRLDVDPAHAVHVGNSLEADVRGADAAGMRSAWLRADGMTPTPQPQYVLDSLTDLIHTSWE from the coding sequence ATGGCAGCTACACCGGTTGAAGCGTTCACGTTCGATCTCGACGGTACGCTCTGTCGATACCGACAATCCACGGCTGAGGTCCTCGCGCTCGCGTTCGAGCGCACCGATCTCGATCCGTTGTTCACTGCGGCCGCATACCATGAGTCGATGGATCGATACACCGACGGGTGTGATACGATGACTGAGCTCCGCGAACACTGTTTCGCTGATCTCGCGGTGGAAAACGGGCATACCTCCGCGGACGGCCGCCGGGTCGCGCTCGCGTTCGAGGAACTACGCGATCACCGGAACGTCGAACCGATCGACGGCATGCGCGAGACTCTCGATGCGCTCGCGGACTACCCCTTGGCACTTATAACGAACGGACCCCCGGGAACACAGTCAGAAAAACTAGCGGCGCTCGATCTCCGAACGGAGTTCGAACTCGTGATCTACGCGGGTTTTGACGCGCCATCAAAACCCGATCCCGAACCGTTCGTGGACGCGCTCTCTCGACTCGATGTCGATCCCGCCCACGCGGTGCACGTCGGAAACTCACTCGAAGCCGACGTCAGAGGAGCGGACGCAGCTGGGATGCGATCCGCATGGCTCCGAGCTGACGGGATGACACCAACACCACAGCCCCAGTACGTTCTCGATTCACTGACTGATCTCATCCATACGTCGTGGGAGTAA